A window of the Serratia sarumanii genome harbors these coding sequences:
- a CDS encoding cytochrome b, translating into MLWKNTADRFGHVSVLIHWLVALTVYGMFALGLWMVTLGYYDVWYHQAPEIHKSIGALLFIVMVIRVIWRFVSPPPKPLASYGRLTRVSAILAHLALYAVLFGILISGYLISTADGQPISVFGWFDVPATVTGMAEQADTAGAIHLYLAWAVVVLSVLHGLAALKHHFIDRDVTLKRMLGSSAD; encoded by the coding sequence ATGCTCTGGAAAAATACCGCCGATCGTTTCGGCCATGTGTCAGTGTTGATCCACTGGCTGGTGGCGCTGACGGTGTACGGCATGTTCGCCCTCGGCCTGTGGATGGTCACGCTGGGCTATTACGACGTCTGGTATCACCAGGCGCCGGAGATCCACAAAAGCATCGGCGCGCTGCTGTTCATCGTGATGGTGATCCGCGTGATCTGGCGCTTTGTCTCGCCGCCGCCCAAGCCTCTGGCCAGCTATGGCCGTCTCACTCGCGTCAGCGCCATTCTCGCGCATCTGGCGCTGTATGCCGTGCTGTTCGGCATTCTGATCAGCGGCTATCTGATCTCGACCGCCGACGGCCAACCGATCAGCGTATTCGGCTGGTTCGACGTACCCGCCACCGTGACCGGCATGGCGGAACAGGCCGACACCGCCGGCGCCATACACCTTTACCTGGCCTGGGCCGTGGTAGTGCTCTCGGTACTGCACGGGCTGGCCGCGCTTAAACATCACTTTATCGATCGTGATGTCACTTTGAAACGGATGCTGGGTAGCAGCGCCGATTAA
- a CDS encoding AI-2E family transporter produces the protein MGRTRVTDSSLRLAVLLAMLVIILAGVKAAADIVVPFLLAVFLAMVLNPLVTMLERRRVPRILGVTLLVTAVIVVVMLFIGMLGASLNEFARSLPQYRGMMIEKLRELQHYADRFNISLSSEAMLQYVDPSAAMNLVTRMLGHLSGAMTNVFLLLMTVVFMLFEVQLLPYKLQQALDKPNEGLAAMRRALDGVTRYLVIKTIISLATGVIVWIFLAAVGVRFAFIWGLLAFLLNYIPNIGSVLAAIPPLIQALLFNGLGDALVVAGGFIAVNMVIGNILEPRVMGRGLGLSTLVVFLSLIFWGWLLGPVGMLLSVPLTIVARIALETTEGGYRLAAILGDGRPPRQPPAAPE, from the coding sequence ATGGGCCGAACCCGAGTAACCGACAGCAGCCTGCGTTTGGCCGTCCTGTTGGCGATGTTGGTGATCATTTTGGCCGGGGTGAAAGCCGCCGCCGACATCGTGGTGCCGTTTCTACTGGCGGTATTCCTCGCCATGGTGCTGAACCCGCTGGTGACGATGCTGGAACGCCGCCGGGTGCCGCGCATCCTTGGGGTGACGCTGCTGGTGACGGCGGTGATCGTGGTCGTGATGCTGTTTATCGGCATGCTGGGCGCTTCGCTGAACGAGTTCGCCCGCTCGCTGCCGCAGTACCGCGGCATGATGATCGAGAAACTGCGCGAGCTGCAGCATTACGCCGATCGCTTCAATATCAGCCTCTCCAGCGAAGCGATGCTGCAGTATGTCGATCCCAGCGCGGCGATGAATCTGGTTACCCGCATGCTGGGGCACCTGTCTGGCGCCATGACCAACGTCTTCCTGCTGCTGATGACCGTGGTGTTTATGCTGTTTGAAGTGCAGCTGCTGCCTTATAAGCTGCAGCAGGCGTTGGATAAGCCGAACGAAGGCCTCGCCGCGATGCGGCGGGCGCTGGACGGCGTGACGCGCTATCTGGTGATTAAAACCATCATCAGCCTGGCCACCGGCGTGATCGTCTGGATCTTCCTGGCGGCGGTCGGGGTGCGCTTCGCCTTTATCTGGGGGCTGCTGGCGTTTCTGCTCAACTATATCCCCAATATCGGCTCGGTATTGGCCGCCATTCCACCGTTGATTCAGGCGCTGCTGTTCAACGGATTGGGCGATGCGTTGGTGGTGGCGGGCGGCTTTATCGCTGTCAACATGGTGATCGGCAATATCCTCGAACCGCGGGTGATGGGGCGCGGGCTGGGGCTGTCGACGCTGGTGGTGTTCCTGTCGCTGATCTTTTGGGGTTGGCTGCTCGGCCCGGTGGGCATGTTGCTGTCGGTGCCGCTGACGATCGTGGCGCGCATCGCGCTGGAGACCACCGAGGGCGGCTATCGGCTGGCGGCTATCCTGGGGGACGGCCGCCCGCCGCGCCAGCCTCCGGCGGCGCCGGAGTAA
- a CDS encoding zinc-dependent alcohol dehydrogenase family protein produces the protein MPSSFPRLSFNRFGDPAQVLTLQQVNRPTLRPGRLLLQMRYAPINPSDLIPIHGQYAHRIALPQVPGYEGAGVIVDPQSGRSTGRRALAVAGDGSWQTFVTLPEDRVVWVPDDIDDNDAAQIYINPLTCWVLLTQWLPLNAGDVLLLNGGGSAVSLLLAQLTALRGIRLAVVVRNAAHRQALLAAGAWRVIEAPQLAQMTHFGARAAIDCIGGEDGLQLARAVRSGGDFVALGLLGGRQVDWRRVVDELKLRASLFHLRKWNAQAAPAQWQTAFYQLFQLLRRGQLALRPPAAIYPLHQYAAALQHAAQPGVSGKIFLTPAPPEAGAAGGRPPG, from the coding sequence ATGCCGTCGTCATTTCCCCGATTGAGCTTCAACCGCTTCGGCGATCCCGCCCAGGTGCTGACGCTGCAGCAGGTGAACAGGCCGACGCTGCGCCCCGGCCGGCTGCTGCTACAGATGCGCTATGCCCCGATCAATCCTTCCGACCTGATCCCGATTCACGGCCAATACGCGCATCGTATCGCCCTGCCGCAGGTGCCGGGCTATGAAGGCGCAGGCGTCATCGTCGATCCGCAGAGCGGGCGCTCGACCGGCCGACGCGCGCTGGCGGTAGCGGGTGACGGCAGCTGGCAAACCTTCGTCACGCTGCCTGAGGATCGGGTGGTCTGGGTGCCGGACGACATCGACGACAACGACGCGGCGCAGATTTACATCAACCCGCTCACCTGCTGGGTGTTGCTGACGCAATGGCTGCCGCTCAACGCCGGCGACGTGCTGCTGCTCAACGGCGGCGGCTCCGCCGTTAGCCTGTTGTTGGCGCAGCTGACGGCGCTGCGTGGTATTCGTCTGGCGGTGGTGGTGCGCAACGCCGCCCATCGCCAGGCGCTGCTGGCCGCCGGCGCCTGGCGCGTTATCGAAGCGCCGCAGCTGGCGCAAATGACCCATTTTGGCGCCCGCGCCGCCATCGACTGCATCGGCGGAGAAGACGGATTGCAGCTGGCGCGAGCGGTTCGCTCCGGCGGCGATTTCGTGGCGCTGGGCCTTTTAGGCGGGCGCCAAGTGGACTGGCGGCGCGTAGTGGACGAGTTAAAGCTGCGCGCTTCGCTGTTCCACCTGCGTAAATGGAATGCGCAGGCGGCGCCGGCGCAGTGGCAAACGGCGTTTTATCAGCTATTCCAGCTGCTGCGCCGCGGCCAGCTGGCGCTGCGCCCGCCCGCCGCGATTTACCCTCTGCATCAGTACGCAGCGGCGCTGCAACACGCCGCGCAGCCCGGTGTCAGCGGAAAAATCTTCCTTACTCCGGCGCCGCCGGAGGCTGGCGCGGCGGGCGGCCGTCCCCCAGGATAG
- a CDS encoding DUF2770 family protein, with protein sequence MLNRILAAIVNNVREHLVLYLCLWLVLLALDVYFFFVL encoded by the coding sequence ATGTTAAACCGAATACTGGCGGCTATCGTCAACAACGTGCGTGAGCACCTGGTGCTGTATCTTTGCCTGTGGCTGGTGCTGCTGGCGCTGGATGTCTACTTTTTCTTCGTGCTGTAA
- a CDS encoding LuxR C-terminal-related transcriptional regulator, which produces MKLLVVDECCFTRVGIASYFADSGITTIKCCHSIEYATPLLASFQPSHILVNLSNQCRYNEADAQLLAFMEASQSALLFIYLDTPYPYSETPMRIADNAFLFNKSILPLTLRTLRENPLALADDGEERSLFSPQELTVMKYWMAEMPNYRIAKKLQISSHTVYVHKRHITEKINARNRLEFYSLYNVLRYFYPPNTPTNSTPLALLAV; this is translated from the coding sequence ATGAAACTACTTGTCGTGGACGAATGCTGCTTCACCCGGGTCGGTATAGCCAGCTACTTTGCTGATAGTGGGATTACGACGATCAAGTGCTGCCACAGCATTGAGTACGCTACGCCGCTGTTGGCCAGCTTTCAGCCGAGCCACATTCTGGTGAACCTCAGCAACCAGTGCCGCTATAACGAAGCGGACGCACAGCTGCTGGCGTTTATGGAAGCCAGCCAGTCTGCCTTGCTGTTTATCTATCTCGATACGCCTTACCCTTACAGCGAAACGCCAATGCGCATCGCCGATAACGCGTTTCTGTTCAATAAAAGCATTCTGCCGCTCACCTTACGCACGCTGCGCGAAAATCCGCTGGCGCTGGCCGATGACGGCGAAGAGCGTTCCCTGTTCAGCCCGCAGGAACTGACGGTGATGAAATATTGGATGGCGGAGATGCCCAACTACCGCATCGCGAAAAAACTGCAAATTAGCTCGCATACGGTGTACGTGCACAAGCGCCACATCACGGAGAAGATCAACGCGCGCAACCGGTTGGAGTTCTACTCGTTATATAACGTGCTGCGTTATTTCTACCCGCCGAACACGCCAACGAACTCGACGCCGTTGGCGCTGCTGGCGGTATGA
- the solA gene encoding N-methyl-L-tryptophan oxidase yields MEYDLIVVGSGSVGAAAGYYATRAGLKVLMIDSAIPPHRNGSHHGDTRIIRHAYGEGEKYVPLVLRAQALWNALIQHSDEELFQSCGVLNLGPQHSEFIRNAQQSAQKFRLNAQTLSAEQIAQRWPEFRTPEGYVGVFEPDAGFLRSELAVAGLIKLAKKAGCSQLFNCPVSAVEPIDGGAAVVTGEGRFTARKAVVTAGTWVKALLPQLPVAPLRKVFSWHQADGRYSVNNRFPAFTVEAQDGTHYYGFPADNDGLKVGKHDGGQPMDAPEQRKPFGSYASDGTEVFTFLRQFLPGVGVCLHGEACSYDMSPDEDFIIDTLPECDRLMVISGLSGHGFKFASALGEIAALFAQDKAPPVDVSSFGLKRFS; encoded by the coding sequence GTGGAATATGATTTGATTGTGGTGGGCAGCGGTTCAGTCGGCGCAGCGGCAGGGTATTACGCAACCCGCGCCGGCTTGAAAGTGCTGATGATCGACAGCGCCATTCCCCCGCACCGCAACGGCAGCCATCACGGCGATACCCGCATCATCCGTCACGCTTACGGCGAAGGTGAAAAGTACGTGCCGCTGGTGCTGCGCGCGCAGGCGTTGTGGAATGCGCTGATTCAACATTCCGACGAGGAACTGTTCCAGTCGTGCGGCGTACTCAACCTGGGGCCGCAGCACTCCGAATTCATTCGCAATGCGCAGCAGAGCGCGCAAAAATTCCGCCTGAACGCGCAAACCCTCAGCGCCGAACAGATTGCTCAACGCTGGCCGGAATTCCGCACGCCGGAAGGTTACGTCGGCGTTTTCGAGCCGGACGCCGGCTTCCTGCGTTCCGAACTGGCGGTGGCCGGCCTGATCAAGCTGGCGAAAAAGGCCGGCTGCAGCCAGTTGTTCAACTGCCCGGTCAGCGCGGTGGAGCCTATTGATGGCGGCGCTGCAGTCGTCACCGGCGAAGGGCGTTTCACGGCGCGAAAAGCGGTGGTCACCGCCGGCACCTGGGTGAAAGCGCTGTTGCCGCAGCTGCCGGTTGCGCCATTGCGCAAGGTATTCTCCTGGCATCAGGCGGATGGCCGCTACAGCGTGAACAATCGCTTCCCGGCCTTTACCGTTGAAGCGCAAGACGGCACGCACTATTACGGCTTCCCGGCGGATAACGACGGCCTGAAAGTGGGCAAACACGACGGTGGCCAGCCGATGGATGCCCCCGAGCAGCGCAAGCCCTTCGGCAGCTACGCCAGCGACGGCACCGAAGTCTTCACCTTCCTGCGGCAGTTTTTGCCGGGTGTAGGCGTATGTTTACACGGCGAAGCCTGCAGTTATGACATGAGCCCCGACGAAGACTTTATTATCGATACCCTGCCGGAGTGCGATCGCCTGATGGTCATCAGCGGATTGAGCGGCCACGGCTTCAAGTTCGCCAGCGCACTGGGCGAGATTGCCGCGCTGTTCGCGCAGGACAAAGCGCCGCCGGTCGACGTCTCCAGCTTTGGTCTGAAACGATTTAGCTAA
- the bssS gene encoding biofilm formation regulator BssS codes for MDRNDEVIQTHPLVGWDISTVDVYDAMMIRLHYLSSLDQTPEEAQVDRTLWLTTDVARQLINILEAGIAKIEATDYQDLDRRKH; via the coding sequence ATGGACAGAAATGATGAAGTAATTCAGACGCACCCGCTTGTCGGTTGGGATATCAGTACTGTCGACGTTTACGACGCCATGATGATACGCCTTCATTACCTGTCTTCACTAGACCAAACGCCCGAAGAAGCCCAAGTAGACAGAACGCTTTGGCTGACCACAGATGTCGCCCGTCAATTAATCAATATCTTAGAGGCCGGCATCGCCAAGATTGAAGCTACGGATTATCAGGATCTTGATCGCAGAAAACATTGA
- the dinI gene encoding DNA damage-inducible protein I has translation MRVEVTIDKTRPLPSGAIEALTGELGKRVNRQFPDAVVHVRYAGANGLSVLGGAKTDRDLIEEILQETWESADEWFSAE, from the coding sequence ATGCGTGTTGAAGTCACTATAGATAAAACCCGGCCGCTGCCGTCGGGCGCCATTGAGGCGCTGACCGGTGAACTGGGCAAACGGGTCAATCGCCAGTTTCCAGACGCCGTCGTGCACGTACGTTATGCCGGCGCCAACGGGCTCTCCGTGCTGGGGGGCGCCAAAACCGACCGGGATCTGATCGAGGAAATCCTTCAGGAAACCTGGGAAAGCGCGGACGAGTGGTTCAGCGCAGAATAA
- the pyrC gene encoding dihydroorotase, which yields MTAQPQVLKIRRPDDWHIHLRDDEMLKTVVPYTSQVFGRAIVMPNLVPPVTTVAAARAYRDRILAAVPQGHNFTPLMTCYLTNSLAASELANGFEQGVFTAAKLYPANATTNSSHGVSDVTGIYPLFEQMQKVGMPLLIHGEVTDPAVDIFDREARFIEQVMEPIRQQFPELKIVFEHITTKEAAQYVQAGNRFLGATITPQHLMFNRNHMLVGGIRPHLFCLPILKRNVHQEALRQAVASGSDRFFLGTDSAPHLKHRKESSCGCAGCFNAPNAIPAYAAVFEQLGALAHFEAFCSLNGPRFYGLPLNEDFIELQRVSTTQPEEIALGNESVIPFLAGETLNWSLKD from the coding sequence ATGACCGCACAACCTCAAGTTCTGAAAATCCGCCGCCCAGACGACTGGCATATCCACCTGCGTGACGACGAGATGCTGAAAACGGTGGTGCCCTATACCAGCCAGGTATTTGGCCGGGCGATCGTGATGCCGAACCTGGTTCCGCCCGTAACGACCGTGGCCGCCGCGCGCGCCTACCGCGATCGCATTTTGGCGGCGGTCCCGCAGGGCCACAACTTCACTCCGCTGATGACCTGCTATCTGACCAACTCCCTGGCGGCCAGTGAACTGGCCAACGGCTTTGAGCAAGGGGTGTTTACTGCCGCCAAGCTGTATCCGGCCAACGCCACCACCAACTCCAGCCACGGCGTCAGCGACGTGACCGGCATTTACCCGCTGTTCGAACAGATGCAAAAAGTCGGCATGCCTTTGCTGATCCACGGCGAAGTGACCGACCCTGCCGTCGATATCTTCGACCGCGAGGCGCGCTTTATCGAGCAGGTGATGGAACCGATCCGCCAGCAGTTCCCGGAGCTGAAGATCGTCTTCGAGCACATCACCACCAAAGAAGCGGCGCAATATGTGCAGGCAGGCAATCGTTTCCTCGGCGCCACCATCACGCCGCAGCACCTGATGTTCAACCGCAACCACATGCTGGTCGGCGGCATTCGCCCACACCTGTTCTGCCTGCCGATCCTCAAGCGCAATGTCCATCAGGAAGCGCTGCGTCAGGCGGTCGCCAGCGGCTCGGATCGTTTCTTCCTCGGTACCGACTCCGCGCCGCACCTCAAGCATCGCAAAGAGTCCAGCTGCGGCTGCGCCGGCTGTTTCAACGCGCCGAATGCCATCCCGGCTTACGCCGCGGTGTTCGAACAGCTCGGCGCGCTGGCGCACTTTGAGGCCTTCTGCTCGCTCAACGGCCCGCGTTTCTATGGCCTGCCGCTCAACGAAGACTTCATCGAGCTGCAGCGCGTGTCGACCACCCAGCCGGAAGAGATCGCCCTGGGCAATGAATCCGTGATCCCCTTCCTGGCCGGTGAAACCCTGAACTGGTCGCTGAAAGACTGA
- a CDS encoding putative quinol monooxygenase, with protein MEVRVIATLQAKAGFEDAVSEAVHDILEPSRQELGNLQYDLHRDLEKPGVFVFFERWASSEALDKHNETAHFQQFVSRLDGKLDVLDIKKLKKIA; from the coding sequence ATGGAAGTACGCGTTATCGCCACCCTGCAAGCGAAAGCGGGATTTGAAGACGCCGTCAGCGAAGCGGTGCACGACATTCTCGAGCCGAGCCGCCAGGAGTTGGGCAACCTGCAATATGATTTGCATCGCGATCTGGAAAAGCCGGGCGTTTTCGTGTTCTTTGAGCGTTGGGCCAGCAGCGAAGCGCTGGATAAGCATAATGAGACGGCGCATTTTCAGCAGTTCGTCAGCCGGCTTGACGGCAAGTTGGATGTTTTAGACATCAAAAAACTGAAAAAGATAGCCTGA
- the rne gene encoding ribonuclease E has product MKRMLINATQQEELRVALVDGQRLYDLDIESPGHEQKKANIYKGKITRIEPSLEAAFVDYGAERHGFLPLKEIAREYFPSNYSSHGRPNIKDVLREGQEVIVQVDKEERGNKGAALTTFISLAGSYLVLMPNNPRAGGISRRIEGDDRTELKEALSSLQLPDGMGLIVRTAGVGKSADALQWDLSFRLKHWEAIKKAAEGRPAPFLIHQESNVIVRAFRDYLRPDIGEILIDNPKILDLAKEHIAALGRPDFSSKIKLYSGEIPLFSHYQIESQIESAFQREVRLPSGGSIVIDSTEALTAIDINSARATRGGDIEETAFNTNLEAADEIARQLRLRDLGGLIVIDFIDMTPVRHQREVENRLRDAVRQDRARIQIGRISRFGLLEMSRQRLSPSLGESSHHVCPRCNGTGTIRDNESLALSILRLIEEEALKENTKEVHAIVPVQVASYLLNEKRESVSAIEKRQGGVKAVIVPNDEMQTPHYSVLRVRKGEETSTLSYLLPKLHEEDMERPLEDAPMERKRPEQPALASFSLSADAPPPAEEPVAVAKPATAAKAKAATPAAAKPGFLGRLFGGLKSLFAGEEQPAVEETKPAETPKAESNGENRRQDRRGQRRQGTGRKERGERGDRPERGERKERGEGRDNRERDNREPRENREGRESRESRDEQRRNRRNQQQNAPVAEESASEDSAKAPREDQQQRREQRAERQRRRQEEKRQAQQEVKALESVEAVESTDEEQEERQQQNMQRRQRRPLSQKVRILSAEEELQRAAEELLAPKAPVAKAEVAQPTADDSVKLLPETVAAQPEDDAQGENRGNGEGMPRRSRRSPRHLRVSGQRRRRYRDERYPLQSPMPLAGAFASPEMASGKVWVSYPVAQVEEAEVQAEAVEVEQAAAPVVAAAVEQHSVAVEETQAAASVNEPAPEAAVETAAVTVTEEAAAIAPVVATPAEETPTLVEAAPAPAAVEEPKAEETAPAVEAEPVAETVAAEPVVEAKPVEDEPVVDAAPAEAAQAEETPVAEAAPAPAAVEAAPVEKAPAPIAAEPAPVVAQQPAPVKAVQDVLYKHIATAPMTKAPAPAYVPEERKHSDWQRPSFNFEGKGSAGGHSAVSQATAPATKPQPVNE; this is encoded by the coding sequence ATGAAAAGAATGTTGATTAACGCAACTCAGCAGGAAGAGTTGCGTGTTGCCCTCGTAGATGGACAGCGGCTGTATGATTTGGATATCGAAAGTCCGGGTCATGAGCAGAAAAAAGCGAATATTTACAAAGGCAAAATCACCCGTATTGAACCAAGTCTTGAAGCAGCGTTCGTGGACTACGGCGCAGAACGACATGGTTTCCTCCCTCTTAAAGAAATCGCCCGCGAATACTTCCCTAGCAATTACTCTTCCCATGGCCGCCCGAACATCAAAGATGTGCTGCGCGAAGGCCAGGAAGTCATCGTTCAGGTAGACAAAGAAGAACGTGGCAACAAAGGCGCCGCCTTGACCACCTTCATCAGTCTCGCGGGCAGTTATCTGGTGCTGATGCCGAACAACCCGCGCGCCGGCGGTATTTCCCGCCGCATCGAGGGTGATGATCGCACCGAGCTGAAAGAAGCGCTCTCCTCGCTGCAACTGCCGGACGGCATGGGCCTGATCGTTCGCACCGCGGGCGTAGGCAAATCCGCCGACGCACTGCAGTGGGATCTCTCCTTCCGCCTGAAGCACTGGGAAGCGATTAAAAAAGCCGCCGAAGGCCGCCCCGCGCCGTTCCTGATCCACCAGGAAAGCAACGTTATCGTGCGCGCCTTCCGCGATTACCTGCGCCCGGACATCGGCGAAATCCTGATCGACAACCCGAAAATTCTCGATCTGGCCAAAGAGCACATCGCTGCGCTGGGCCGCCCGGATTTCAGCAGCAAAATCAAACTGTACAGCGGTGAAATCCCTCTGTTCAGCCACTACCAGATCGAATCGCAGATCGAATCCGCCTTCCAGCGTGAAGTGCGCCTGCCGTCCGGCGGCTCGATCGTCATCGACAGCACCGAAGCGCTGACCGCCATCGACATCAACTCCGCCCGCGCCACCCGCGGCGGCGACATCGAAGAGACGGCGTTCAACACCAACCTGGAAGCGGCGGACGAGATCGCTCGCCAGCTGCGCCTTCGTGACCTTGGCGGCCTGATCGTCATCGACTTCATCGACATGACGCCGGTTCGCCACCAGCGCGAAGTGGAAAACCGCCTGCGCGATGCCGTGCGCCAAGACCGCGCGCGCATCCAGATCGGCCGCATTTCCCGTTTCGGCCTGCTGGAAATGTCCCGTCAGCGCCTCAGCCCGTCGCTGGGCGAATCCAGCCACCACGTGTGCCCACGCTGTAACGGCACCGGCACCATTCGCGACAACGAATCGCTGGCGCTGTCCATCCTGCGCCTGATCGAAGAAGAAGCGCTGAAGGAAAACACCAAAGAAGTTCACGCTATCGTGCCGGTTCAGGTTGCTTCGTACCTGCTGAACGAAAAGCGCGAATCCGTCAGCGCGATCGAAAAACGTCAGGGTGGCGTGAAAGCCGTCATCGTGCCTAACGATGAAATGCAAACCCCGCACTACTCGGTGCTGCGCGTGCGCAAGGGCGAGGAAACCTCTACCCTCAGCTACCTGCTGCCGAAGCTGCACGAAGAAGACATGGAGCGCCCGCTGGAAGACGCGCCGATGGAACGCAAGCGTCCGGAGCAACCGGCCCTGGCTTCCTTCTCCCTGTCCGCCGATGCGCCACCGCCGGCTGAAGAACCTGTCGCCGTGGCCAAACCTGCCACCGCCGCCAAAGCTAAAGCCGCAACGCCGGCCGCCGCCAAGCCGGGCTTCCTGGGCCGCCTGTTCGGTGGTCTGAAGAGCCTGTTCGCCGGTGAGGAACAACCTGCCGTCGAAGAAACCAAACCGGCCGAAACGCCGAAGGCGGAAAGCAACGGTGAAAACCGTCGTCAGGATCGTCGCGGTCAGCGTCGCCAAGGCACCGGCCGTAAAGAGCGCGGTGAGCGTGGCGACCGTCCGGAACGCGGCGAGCGTAAAGAGCGCGGTGAAGGCCGTGACAATCGCGAGCGCGACAACCGTGAGCCGCGTGAGAACCGCGAAGGCCGTGAATCGCGTGAATCCCGCGATGAACAGCGCCGTAACCGCCGCAACCAGCAGCAGAACGCGCCGGTAGCGGAGGAATCCGCTTCGGAAGACAGCGCTAAAGCGCCGCGCGAAGATCAGCAGCAACGCCGTGAGCAGCGTGCTGAACGCCAGCGTCGTCGTCAGGAAGAAAAACGTCAGGCGCAGCAGGAAGTGAAAGCGCTGGAAAGCGTTGAAGCTGTCGAGAGCACCGATGAAGAGCAGGAAGAACGCCAGCAGCAGAACATGCAGCGCCGCCAGCGCCGCCCTCTGTCGCAGAAGGTGCGCATCCTGTCCGCGGAAGAAGAACTGCAGCGTGCAGCGGAAGAGCTGTTGGCGCCGAAAGCGCCGGTAGCGAAAGCCGAAGTCGCGCAGCCGACCGCCGACGACAGCGTCAAGCTGCTGCCGGAAACCGTTGCCGCTCAGCCGGAAGACGATGCCCAGGGCGAAAACCGTGGCAACGGCGAAGGCATGCCGCGCCGTTCCCGTCGTTCACCGCGCCACCTGCGCGTCAGCGGCCAGCGTCGCCGTCGTTACCGCGATGAGCGTTACCCGCTGCAGTCCCCAATGCCGCTGGCGGGCGCGTTCGCTTCGCCGGAAATGGCATCGGGCAAAGTCTGGGTAAGCTACCCGGTTGCTCAGGTTGAAGAAGCCGAAGTGCAGGCCGAAGCCGTAGAAGTAGAACAGGCAGCGGCACCGGTTGTTGCCGCAGCGGTTGAACAGCACAGCGTTGCCGTGGAAGAAACTCAGGCTGCGGCCAGCGTCAACGAGCCGGCACCAGAAGCCGCAGTTGAAACTGCGGCCGTTACCGTAACGGAAGAGGCTGCAGCCATAGCGCCTGTCGTTGCCACCCCGGCCGAGGAAACCCCGACGCTGGTGGAAGCCGCGCCGGCACCTGCCGCAGTTGAAGAACCGAAAGCGGAAGAGACTGCCCCGGCAGTGGAAGCCGAGCCGGTAGCTGAAACCGTTGCGGCAGAACCTGTGGTTGAAGCCAAGCCGGTGGAAGACGAGCCTGTGGTCGACGCTGCGCCGGCAGAAGCTGCGCAAGCGGAAGAAACGCCAGTGGCAGAAGCAGCGCCTGCGCCAGCCGCCGTGGAAGCCGCTCCGGTCGAAAAAGCCCCGGCGCCAATCGCCGCAGAACCTGCGCCTGTGGTTGCTCAGCAGCCGGCACCGGTGAAAGCCGTGCAGGACGTACTGTACAAACACATCGCCACTGCACCGATGACCAAAGCGCCTGCGCCGGCCTACGTGCCGGAAGAACGCAAGCACAGCGACTGGCAGCGCCCTTCCTTCAACTTTGAAGGCAAAGGCTCGGCAGGCGGCCATTCGGCGGTGAGCCAGGCCACCGCGCCGGCCACCAAGCCGCAGCCGGTTAACGAATAA